A portion of the Deltaproteobacteria bacterium genome contains these proteins:
- a CDS encoding PPOX class F420-dependent oxidoreductase, with the protein MVRNCHWQMVRRELLFTVLALLIPSLATAADTTPSQAGQAIFSEKEVAYIKAQRVARLATVSNKHQPDVAPVSFEFDGTTFFVGGRNNPATMKYRNVKRGNGRIAIVFDDWESLTPWKPRSIKIHGTAELVKRTGLLGEGEYLRITPIVKWSMGVNEPAFQDGKAVIKKIVIQPAQATP; encoded by the coding sequence ATGGTACGAAATTGTCACTGGCAAATGGTCCGACGGGAGTTACTCTTCACCGTTCTTGCCCTCCTTATCCCGTCCCTCGCAACCGCCGCAGACACAACTCCATCACAAGCAGGCCAGGCGATATTTTCCGAGAAAGAAGTGGCCTACATCAAAGCGCAACGAGTGGCTCGACTTGCGACGGTCTCTAACAAACACCAGCCTGATGTTGCGCCAGTGTCCTTTGAGTTCGACGGCACCACTTTCTTTGTTGGCGGACGTAATAATCCAGCAACCATGAAGTATCGCAACGTCAAACGGGGAAATGGCAGAATCGCGATCGTCTTCGACGACTGGGAATCGCTCACGCCGTGGAAACCGCGCTCAATCAAGATTCATGGCACGGCAGAACTTGTCAAACGCACAGGGTTGCTCGGCGAAGGGGAATACTTGCGCATCACACCAATAGTGAAGTGGAGCATGGGAGTTAACGAGCCTGCGTTTCAGGATGGCAAGGCAGTAATCAAAAAAATCGTCATCCAACCGGCGCAAGCAACCCCTTAG